In Parafrankia irregularis, a single window of DNA contains:
- a CDS encoding Shedu immune nuclease family protein gives MASDVDAHFAAQRRPGRLYFTKRFSQEGAEVDPNGQIPLQQRMAFQVHDTSDDVRFVRNGGIEEVLRETRHRRDQLKAVFFEDDRRISQLVFQKFSVNGIPRREKTFSLNGEEVEALKRFLALIASTPMGSTEGSRLDSDLIREVLDSPEIVAQLYSSRKDDITKIIQEDETAVDVIAVRRRRSAVKLFENLLEDADYFRRHQQELGKSRPEDVWQHFFEENRWIFGIGLSAQVFLPWDLGRLSQAVAGASIEGAGKRPDALMRTAGTIGSFVFVEIKRPDTQLVRASTYRSATWPPDSEIVGAVAQCHATVDSAIGRWQSQRRRDSDGYDIGFDVHYCRPRSYLIAGHLGQFVREGSCNNEKFRSFENYRRNLTDPEIITFDELYMRARCAVMDLS, from the coding sequence ATGGCTTCTGATGTAGACGCGCATTTCGCTGCTCAGCGCAGGCCTGGGCGCCTCTATTTCACCAAGCGTTTTTCTCAAGAGGGTGCTGAAGTAGACCCAAATGGGCAAATTCCGCTTCAACAGCGGATGGCTTTTCAGGTTCACGATACGAGCGACGATGTTCGATTCGTCCGAAATGGTGGAATCGAAGAAGTGCTCCGCGAAACCCGACATCGCCGTGACCAGCTTAAGGCGGTCTTTTTCGAGGATGATCGTCGAATATCCCAGCTAGTCTTCCAGAAGTTCAGCGTAAATGGAATTCCTCGCCGGGAGAAGACGTTCTCGCTAAACGGTGAAGAGGTGGAGGCGCTAAAGAGATTTCTGGCGCTGATTGCATCCACTCCGATGGGCTCGACAGAGGGAAGTCGTCTCGATTCTGATCTTATTCGGGAAGTTCTCGATTCCCCGGAGATCGTCGCTCAGCTGTACTCTTCTCGAAAAGACGACATTACCAAAATCATTCAGGAAGACGAGACTGCGGTAGATGTGATCGCCGTAAGGCGCAGAAGATCTGCTGTTAAGCTATTCGAGAATCTTCTTGAGGACGCCGATTACTTTCGGCGGCACCAGCAAGAGCTAGGGAAGTCGCGCCCGGAGGACGTGTGGCAACACTTCTTCGAGGAAAATCGATGGATCTTTGGGATAGGACTTTCCGCGCAAGTTTTCTTGCCGTGGGACCTAGGTCGTCTGAGTCAGGCGGTCGCCGGAGCGTCGATTGAGGGGGCCGGTAAGAGGCCGGATGCCCTTATGCGCACTGCTGGAACGATCGGTTCATTTGTCTTCGTCGAAATAAAACGGCCTGATACCCAGCTTGTTCGAGCATCTACTTACAGATCTGCAACCTGGCCTCCGGACAGTGAGATTGTCGGCGCAGTAGCCCAATGTCATGCGACGGTGGATTCTGCTATAGGTAGGTGGCAGTCACAGCGGCGGCGCGACTCGGATGGTTACGATATAGGTTTTGATGTTCACTACTGTCGACCTCGTTCGTACCTGATTGCCGGCCATCTCGGACAATTTGTGCGCGAGGGGAGCTGCAATAATGAAAAGTTTCGCTCTTTCGAGAACTACCGGCGTAATCTGACTGATCCGGAAATTATCACCTTCGACGAACTGTACATGCGTGCGCGATGTGCAGTTATGGATCTTAGCTAG
- a CDS encoding tyrosine-type recombinase/integrase: MEAVDHGSWPSLVRQWRRSLDARTISPQTIRLYLGTACDLIQHLAEHGGPGDPLKLERRHIEAFLADYAADHAPATVSLVYRALQQFASWLVEEEDLDVNPMGRMRPPVVPEKSVPVLTDEQLRALLAGCAGRDVISRRDEAIIRLLMDTGGRRAEIANLTVEDVDFGQDVIHIVAKGRRPRVVPFGSKTGIALERYMRLRARDRWADLPNLWLSERSRGPLTPNGINQMLKRRGKAIGVPGLHPHQFRHTNAHAWLAAGGGETDLMRNMGWQSPAMLRRYGASVADERARDAHRRLRLGDLYLGPLLGPALNGPGQTSTCFSSEKCHPPI; this comes from the coding sequence ATGGAAGCAGTTGACCATGGTTCCTGGCCCTCCTTGGTCCGTCAGTGGCGCCGATCGCTTGACGCCCGAACTATTTCCCCGCAGACGATCAGGCTGTACCTTGGTACGGCGTGTGACCTCATCCAGCATCTCGCCGAGCACGGCGGGCCGGGGGACCCCCTGAAGCTGGAGCGGAGGCACATCGAAGCCTTCCTGGCCGACTACGCGGCCGACCACGCACCGGCAACCGTGTCCCTGGTCTACCGGGCGCTCCAGCAGTTCGCGTCCTGGCTCGTCGAGGAAGAGGATCTCGACGTGAACCCGATGGGCCGGATGCGCCCGCCCGTCGTGCCGGAGAAGTCCGTGCCCGTCCTGACGGATGAGCAGCTACGCGCGCTCTTGGCCGGATGTGCCGGACGGGACGTGATCTCTCGGCGCGACGAAGCGATCATCCGCCTGTTGATGGACACCGGCGGACGACGGGCCGAAATCGCAAACCTGACCGTCGAAGACGTCGACTTTGGTCAGGATGTGATCCACATCGTGGCGAAGGGTCGCCGACCGCGCGTGGTGCCGTTCGGGAGTAAGACCGGCATCGCACTGGAGCGCTACATGCGCCTACGGGCGCGGGACCGATGGGCCGACCTGCCGAACCTGTGGCTTTCGGAGAGGAGCCGCGGCCCGCTCACCCCGAACGGCATCAACCAAATGCTGAAGCGGCGTGGCAAGGCCATCGGCGTGCCCGGTCTGCACCCGCACCAGTTCCGCCACACCAACGCCCACGCCTGGCTCGCCGCCGGTGGCGGCGAGACTGACCTCATGCGGAACATGGGCTGGCAGTCACCCGCGATGCTCCGCCGCTACGGCGCCAGCGTGGCCGACGAACGCGCCCGCGACGCCCACCGCCGCCTCCGCCTCGGCGATCTGTATCTAGGTCCGTTACTCGGCCCTGCCTTGAACGGACCTGGTCAAACAAGTACTTGCTTCTCGTCAGAGAAATGCCATCCGCCTATCTAG
- a CDS encoding peroxiredoxin, which translates to MTVDVGAVAPDFSLKDQNNEVVTLSDFRGRRNVVLLFYPLTFTGVCQGELCSVRDDLGSFQNDDVQVLAISVDSAFAHKVWADQQGYEFPLLADFWPHGEVAKAYGVFNEEKGISLRGTFIIDKEGKVRWKVVNNIPDARDQAEYLKALASL; encoded by the coding sequence GTGACCGTCGACGTCGGAGCCGTCGCCCCCGACTTCTCGTTGAAGGACCAGAACAACGAGGTCGTCACCCTGTCCGACTTCCGGGGCCGTCGCAACGTTGTGCTCCTGTTCTACCCGCTGACCTTCACCGGGGTCTGCCAGGGCGAGCTGTGCTCCGTCCGGGATGACCTCGGTTCCTTCCAGAACGACGACGTGCAGGTGCTCGCCATCTCCGTCGACTCCGCCTTCGCGCACAAGGTGTGGGCGGACCAGCAGGGCTACGAGTTCCCCCTGCTCGCGGACTTCTGGCCGCACGGCGAGGTGGCCAAGGCCTACGGGGTCTTCAACGAGGAGAAGGGCATCTCCCTGCGCGGAACCTTCATCATCGACAAGGAGGGCAAGGTGCGCTGGAAGGTTGTGAACAACATTCCGGACGCACGTGACCAGGCCGAGTACCTCAAGGCGCTCGCCTCGCTGTAG
- a CDS encoding DUF4234 domain-containing protein: MSTLTNQMPPPGPPGWGQGSQGGPGGPPPGFGGPQGYSNPPGQFGAPGPGNAPPYSDRTEPYAPSPYPPNPYPPQPYPGNQTYPVPPGYGPPPAGASPVGAGVLGKRRNPFAVWLGLPIITLGIYSLVWVYKTNKELSAYNPRIQVNPALSVLAYVIGWVLIVPPFVATWRLGTRTRDAQRAAGLPELSPGVAFVLWLVGGGALYLQYEINKIWARYPGAVEGQQVPLSF, translated from the coding sequence GTGTCCACCTTGACCAATCAGATGCCGCCGCCCGGCCCGCCTGGCTGGGGGCAGGGCAGCCAGGGAGGGCCCGGCGGCCCGCCGCCCGGGTTCGGCGGCCCGCAGGGCTATTCCAACCCGCCCGGCCAGTTCGGCGCTCCGGGCCCAGGTAACGCCCCGCCGTACTCGGACCGGACCGAGCCGTACGCACCGAGCCCGTACCCGCCGAATCCCTACCCGCCACAGCCCTACCCGGGAAACCAGACCTATCCGGTGCCTCCCGGCTACGGGCCGCCACCCGCCGGCGCCTCACCGGTCGGCGCCGGGGTTCTGGGCAAGCGACGCAACCCGTTCGCCGTATGGCTCGGGCTGCCGATCATCACGCTCGGCATCTACAGCCTTGTCTGGGTCTACAAGACCAACAAGGAGCTCTCCGCGTACAACCCCCGCATCCAGGTCAACCCGGCGTTGTCGGTGCTGGCGTATGTGATCGGCTGGGTGTTGATCGTCCCGCCCTTCGTGGCCACGTGGCGGCTGGGCACCCGCACCAGGGATGCCCAGCGCGCGGCCGGGCTCCCGGAGCTCAGCCCCGGGGTGGCCTTCGTTCTGTGGCTGGTCGGCGGAGGTGCCCTGTACCTCCAGTACGAGATCAACAAGATCTGGGCCCGTTACCCGGGCGCGGTCGAGGGCCAGCAGGTCCCGCTGAGCTTCTGA
- a CDS encoding DUF3052 domain-containing protein → MSPTAANAEGQRRAERLGVAAGTLVQSLNEDDDIAQDLLDAVTTASGTELVPEDSDDVVDVVLLWWREDDGDLANALIDARRQLSEEGVIWLLTPKAGREGHVEPSDVLDAVPTAGLVQTSTVSVAAEWAGMRLAAPKSQRVRHR, encoded by the coding sequence GTGAGTCCGACCGCGGCGAACGCCGAGGGTCAGCGCCGTGCGGAACGTCTGGGAGTCGCGGCCGGCACATTGGTCCAGTCGCTCAACGAGGACGACGACATCGCCCAGGACCTGCTTGATGCGGTCACCACGGCGAGTGGCACCGAGCTTGTGCCGGAGGACTCCGACGACGTGGTCGACGTCGTCCTCCTGTGGTGGCGTGAGGACGATGGCGATCTGGCCAACGCCCTCATCGACGCGCGCAGGCAGTTGTCCGAGGAGGGCGTGATCTGGCTGCTCACCCCCAAGGCGGGTCGCGAAGGTCACGTCGAGCCCAGCGACGTCCTCGACGCTGTGCCCACCGCGGGCCTCGTTCAGACCAGCACAGTCAGCGTCGCGGCCGAATGGGCCGGGATGCGGCTGGCGGCCCCCAAGTCGCAGCGGGTACGCCACCGCTGA
- a CDS encoding secondary thiamine-phosphate synthase enzyme YjbQ, producing the protein MTVHTGRHDRVVDLTDRAAEFVAGRGDGLLSVFVPHATAGVAILELGSGSDEDLLAALATLLPADDRWRHAHGSRGHGRSHVMPAIVPPSVTVPVLDGRLALGTWQSVALVDLNVDNPDRTVRLSFLAG; encoded by the coding sequence ATGACGGTGCATACGGGCCGTCATGACCGGGTCGTCGATCTCACCGACCGGGCCGCGGAGTTCGTCGCCGGCCGTGGGGACGGGCTGCTGTCCGTCTTCGTTCCGCACGCCACCGCGGGCGTGGCGATTCTGGAACTCGGCTCCGGAAGCGACGAGGACCTGCTCGCCGCGTTGGCGACACTGCTCCCCGCGGACGACCGCTGGCGCCATGCCCATGGTTCGCGCGGGCACGGCCGGTCACACGTGATGCCCGCCATCGTGCCACCGTCGGTGACCGTTCCCGTTCTCGACGGTCGGCTCGCGCTGGGCACCTGGCAGTCGGTCGCACTCGTCGACCTGAACGTGGACAACCCGGATCGGACGGTTCGGCTGTCCTTCCTCGCAGGCTGA
- the aceE gene encoding pyruvate dehydrogenase (acetyl-transferring), homodimeric type encodes MAQDTTRKFSVITDGLPSQLPDIDPSETSEWLESLDAVIEESGRGRARFLMLKLLERAREKAVGVPALTSTDFINTIPPEQEPWFPGDEHVERRIRAYIRWNAAIMVSRANRPEYNVGGHIATYASSASLYEVGFNHFFRGKDHLTSSPGSDSGDQIFIQGHASPGIYARAFLEGRLTEAQLDAFRREGEPGGLSSYPHPRLMPDFWEFPTVSMGLGPIDAIYQARFNRYLLNRQIKDTSRSKVWAFLGDGEMDEPESIGALGVAAREELDNLIFVVNCNLQRLDGPVRGNGKIMQELESTFRGAGWNVIKVVWGRDWDPLLAQDTDGVLVHRMNTTPDGQFQTYSTSAGDYIRENFFGADARLRRMVAGLTDDDLRKLSRGGHDYRKLYAAYKAATEHTGQPTVILAHTIKGWTLGKDFEGRNATHQMKKLTKSELKELRDRLYLDIPDAALDGHLPPYYRPSADSEEIQYMRERRAALGGSIPRRVVRARPLTQPPASIFDELRRGSGKQPVATTMAFVRLLKDLMKTKEMGARFVPVIPDEARTFGMDAMFPTAKIYSPHGQRYEAVDRELLLSYRESEAGQMLHEGISEAGSMGSVIAAATAYSTHGQYMIPVYVFYSMFGFQRTGDQMWALGDQLGRGFLLGATAGRTTLNGEGLQHQDGHSLLLASTNPACVSYDPAFAFEVSHIVRDALDRMYGERDENVFYYLTVYNEPVPQPAEPAGLDPAQILAGMYRFRTADELTGGDGAAAGAAGDSSTPRAQILASGTGMRWALSAQEMLAADYGVAADVWSVTSWNELRREALVCERHNLLHPEEAAAVPYVSQILAGAPGPAVAVSDWMRAVPDQISRWVPQAYTSLGTDGFGRSDTRAALRRHFNVDAESVVVATLEALARSGEVEQAVVDDAIRRYGLRKDGVGEVTLSSAVEVSEPAVSG; translated from the coding sequence GTGGCGCAGGACACAACACGGAAGTTCTCGGTGATCACCGACGGGCTCCCGAGCCAGTTGCCGGACATCGATCCGTCCGAAACCAGCGAATGGCTTGAGTCCCTGGATGCTGTCATCGAGGAGTCGGGGCGGGGCCGCGCGCGGTTCCTCATGCTCAAACTCCTCGAGCGAGCACGTGAGAAGGCTGTAGGCGTACCGGCTCTGACGAGTACGGACTTCATCAACACGATCCCACCCGAGCAGGAACCCTGGTTCCCGGGTGACGAGCACGTGGAACGACGCATCCGCGCCTACATCCGCTGGAACGCCGCCATCATGGTGAGCCGCGCCAACCGTCCCGAATACAACGTCGGCGGGCATATCGCGACCTATGCGTCGAGTGCCAGCCTTTACGAGGTCGGTTTCAACCACTTCTTCCGCGGCAAGGACCACCTGACCTCCTCGCCCGGCAGCGACTCCGGCGACCAGATCTTCATCCAGGGCCACGCCTCGCCCGGTATCTACGCACGCGCCTTCCTGGAAGGGCGCCTCACCGAGGCACAGCTGGACGCCTTCCGGCGGGAGGGCGAGCCGGGCGGGCTGTCGTCCTACCCTCACCCGCGTCTGATGCCGGATTTCTGGGAATTCCCCACCGTCTCCATGGGCCTCGGCCCGATCGATGCCATCTACCAGGCTCGATTCAACCGCTACCTGCTCAACCGGCAGATCAAGGACACGTCCCGCAGCAAGGTGTGGGCGTTCCTCGGTGACGGTGAGATGGACGAGCCGGAGTCGATCGGCGCACTCGGTGTCGCCGCCCGCGAGGAGCTCGACAACCTCATCTTCGTCGTCAACTGCAACCTGCAGCGCCTCGACGGTCCCGTCCGCGGCAACGGCAAGATCATGCAGGAGCTGGAGTCGACGTTCCGCGGCGCCGGCTGGAACGTCATCAAGGTCGTCTGGGGCCGTGACTGGGACCCGCTGCTCGCCCAGGACACCGACGGCGTCCTCGTGCACCGGATGAACACCACGCCCGACGGCCAGTTCCAGACGTACTCGACGTCGGCCGGCGACTACATCCGGGAGAACTTCTTCGGCGCGGACGCCCGGCTGCGCCGCATGGTCGCCGGCCTCACCGACGACGACCTGCGCAAGCTCTCCCGCGGCGGCCACGACTACCGCAAGCTCTACGCGGCCTACAAGGCGGCCACCGAGCACACCGGCCAGCCCACCGTGATCCTCGCCCACACGATCAAGGGCTGGACGCTGGGCAAGGACTTCGAGGGCCGCAACGCCACGCACCAGATGAAGAAGCTCACCAAGTCGGAGCTGAAGGAGCTGCGCGACCGGCTCTACCTGGACATCCCCGACGCGGCGCTCGACGGCCACCTGCCGCCCTACTACCGCCCCAGCGCGGACTCCGAGGAGATCCAGTACATGCGGGAGCGCCGGGCGGCGCTCGGCGGTTCCATCCCCCGTCGGGTCGTCCGGGCCCGCCCGCTCACCCAGCCGCCGGCGTCGATCTTCGACGAGCTGCGGCGCGGTTCGGGCAAGCAGCCGGTGGCGACGACGATGGCCTTCGTCCGCCTCCTCAAGGACCTGATGAAGACCAAGGAGATGGGCGCCCGGTTCGTGCCCGTCATCCCGGACGAGGCCCGCACGTTCGGGATGGACGCGATGTTCCCCACGGCGAAGATCTACTCGCCGCACGGGCAGCGCTATGAGGCCGTCGACCGTGAGCTGCTGCTGTCGTACCGGGAGTCCGAGGCCGGTCAGATGCTGCACGAGGGCATCAGTGAGGCCGGCTCGATGGGCTCGGTGATCGCGGCGGCCACGGCGTACTCCACCCACGGCCAGTACATGATCCCCGTCTACGTCTTCTACTCGATGTTCGGATTCCAGCGGACCGGCGACCAGATGTGGGCGCTGGGCGACCAGCTCGGCCGTGGCTTCCTGCTCGGTGCCACCGCCGGGCGCACCACGCTCAACGGTGAGGGCCTGCAGCACCAGGACGGGCACTCGCTGCTGCTGGCGTCCACCAACCCGGCGTGCGTGTCGTACGACCCGGCGTTCGCGTTCGAGGTCTCGCACATCGTCCGGGACGCACTCGACCGGATGTACGGCGAGCGGGACGAGAACGTCTTCTACTACCTGACCGTCTACAACGAGCCTGTCCCGCAGCCGGCGGAGCCGGCCGGGCTCGACCCGGCGCAGATCCTCGCGGGCATGTACCGCTTCCGCACCGCCGACGAGCTCACCGGTGGCGACGGCGCGGCCGCGGGCGCGGCGGGCGACTCGTCCACTCCGCGGGCGCAGATCCTCGCCAGTGGCACCGGTATGCGCTGGGCGCTGTCCGCCCAGGAGATGCTGGCCGCCGACTACGGCGTCGCCGCCGACGTGTGGTCCGTCACGTCGTGGAACGAACTGCGTCGCGAGGCCCTCGTCTGCGAGCGGCACAACCTGCTCCACCCGGAGGAGGCTGCCGCGGTGCCCTACGTCAGCCAGATCCTCGCCGGCGCGCCTGGCCCGGCCGTCGCGGTCTCCGACTGGATGCGCGCCGTTCCGGACCAGATCTCGCGGTGGGTGCCGCAGGCGTACACCTCGCTGGGCACGGACGGCTTCGGCCGCTCCGACACCCGGGCCGCCCTGCGCCGCCACTTCAACGTGGACGCCGAGTCGGTGGTCGTCGCGACGCTGGAGGCACTGGCCCGCTCCGGCGAGGTCGAGCAGGCCGTCGTCGACGACGCCATTCGCCGGTATGGGCTACGCAAGGATGGCGTGGGCGAGGTCACTCTCAGCTCCGCCGTGGAGGTTTCCGAGCCGGCCGTCTCCGGCTGA
- a CDS encoding bifunctional phosphatase PAP2/diacylglycerol kinase family protein encodes MYPANGYRSGVTSTRRPPRPPRLARLLVRHDVEIGRRLLRSGTALDRAMFSSLADARPLLDPLLPRISHAADHGMLWWGVAGVLGASKGRRRSAALRGLLALGVASTAANGPAKLLFRRDRPPTHGVPPLRRLGRDLTTFSFPSGHSASAAAFATGVALDAPVAAVPVAALAATVAFSRVYVGAHFPGDVVAGVALGVGAGLLTTKVMPRRPGTPARARPASAWAPALPDGAGLGVVVNARSGAGHHADLIDVLRADLPRAEIVEVGPGEDITAALTRMAARSRVLGVAGGDGTINTAAVVSLARGVPLAVFPAGTLNHFAADIGLSGPGDTVKAVRDGTAVAVDVGQVDGIGATGARFTRNFVNTASFGGYPDMVRIRERFEHRIGKWPAMLLALSWVLWNEPPFEAEIDGEARRIWLIFVGNGRYLPDGFAPTYRTRLDESLLDLRVVDAAAPLARLRLVGAVLTGRLGRSRVYEQRTVERVHIASNQAAPLPFAGDGEVSEGIRRIAVTTSPARLVVYRPA; translated from the coding sequence ATGTACCCGGCGAACGGGTACCGTTCCGGCGTGACATCCACGCGGCGACCTCCGCGACCTCCGCGACTGGCACGGCTGCTGGTTCGCCATGACGTCGAGATCGGCCGGCGGCTGCTACGGAGCGGCACGGCCCTCGACCGGGCGATGTTCTCCTCGCTCGCCGACGCCAGGCCGCTGCTGGATCCGCTGCTGCCACGGATTTCGCACGCCGCCGACCACGGGATGCTCTGGTGGGGCGTGGCGGGCGTGCTCGGTGCCAGCAAGGGCCGTCGCCGCTCCGCAGCGCTGCGTGGCCTGCTCGCGCTGGGTGTCGCCAGCACCGCCGCCAACGGCCCGGCGAAGCTGCTGTTCCGTCGGGATCGGCCGCCGACCCACGGTGTTCCGCCGCTGCGTCGGCTTGGCCGTGATCTGACGACTTTCTCGTTCCCGTCCGGGCATTCGGCGTCTGCCGCGGCGTTCGCCACGGGGGTCGCGCTCGACGCGCCGGTCGCGGCTGTTCCCGTCGCGGCGCTGGCAGCCACGGTCGCCTTCTCCCGGGTCTATGTCGGCGCCCACTTCCCGGGGGACGTCGTGGCGGGAGTCGCGCTCGGTGTCGGTGCCGGCCTGCTGACGACGAAGGTGATGCCCCGGCGGCCCGGGACGCCCGCCCGAGCCCGGCCCGCGTCCGCCTGGGCCCCGGCGCTGCCCGATGGGGCGGGGCTCGGTGTGGTCGTGAACGCCCGCTCGGGTGCCGGGCACCATGCCGATCTGATCGACGTGCTGCGGGCCGACCTGCCACGAGCCGAGATCGTCGAGGTCGGTCCCGGCGAGGACATCACCGCGGCCCTCACCCGGATGGCGGCGCGCAGCCGCGTGCTCGGTGTCGCCGGCGGCGACGGAACGATCAACACCGCGGCGGTGGTGTCCCTCGCACGCGGTGTGCCGCTCGCGGTCTTTCCCGCCGGGACCCTGAACCACTTCGCCGCCGACATCGGCCTGAGTGGGCCCGGCGACACCGTCAAGGCGGTCCGTGACGGCACGGCCGTCGCGGTGGACGTCGGGCAGGTGGACGGGATCGGCGCGACCGGTGCGCGGTTCACCCGGAACTTCGTCAACACCGCCAGCTTCGGCGGCTATCCGGACATGGTTCGCATCCGGGAGCGTTTCGAGCACCGGATCGGCAAATGGCCCGCCATGCTGCTCGCGCTGAGCTGGGTGCTGTGGAACGAGCCGCCGTTCGAGGCCGAGATCGACGGGGAGGCCCGCCGGATCTGGCTGATCTTCGTCGGGAACGGACGCTATCTGCCCGACGGCTTCGCGCCGACCTACCGAACCCGCCTGGACGAGAGCCTGCTCGACCTGCGGGTCGTCGACGCGGCGGCGCCGTTGGCCCGACTGCGGCTCGTCGGCGCGGTGCTGACCGGCCGGCTGGGCCGCTCACGGGTCTACGAGCAGCGCACCGTCGAGCGGGTGCACATCGCGTCCAACCAGGCGGCACCGTTGCCGTTCGCCGGCGACGGTGAGGTCAGCGAGGGTATCCGCCGGATCGCGGTCACCACGAGCCCTGCCCGCCTGGTTGTCTACCGGCCAGCCTGA
- a CDS encoding DUF5999 family protein produces the protein MLVHQGSVFGQASATAAPSLGAEPSSDPSSVSPTSRRRCPHDPPCPAAEGADRDAAVVTSRHCDQGWSLLCNGVILFEDTGEILPTGRTVEPRRPLPRPGCVPRPPLPRRAAAATPTPV, from the coding sequence GTGCTCGTGCACCAAGGAAGTGTTTTTGGCCAGGCGTCTGCCACGGCGGCGCCGTCACTGGGCGCAGAGCCGTCCAGCGATCCCTCCTCCGTCTCTCCCACGTCCCGGCGGCGCTGCCCGCACGACCCGCCGTGCCCGGCCGCGGAAGGCGCAGACCGTGACGCGGCGGTGGTCACCAGCCGGCACTGCGACCAGGGCTGGAGCCTCCTCTGCAACGGCGTGATCCTCTTCGAGGACACCGGCGAGATCCTGCCCACGGGTCGCACCGTGGAGCCGCGCCGGCCGCTGCCCAGGCCAGGGTGCGTACCGCGGCCGCCGCTGCCGCGCCGCGCGGCCGCGGCGACGCCGACCCCGGTCTGA
- a CDS encoding glycosyltransferase family 2 protein — MVNDSRTIGGPAPGTTRPFLWAGQTARPDDAARPDGSARPESTAGPEGSSDGGLQVSVVMPCLNEAESVGVCVGKALAGLAAAGVAGEVVVVDNGSTDDSAAVATAAGARVVREARRGYGNAYLAGFAAARGRFLVMGDSDDTYDFSDLGALLAPLRAGRADYVLGSRFAGEILPGAMPWLHRYVGNPVLTGILNRLFDVRSSDAHSGMRAFTSDAYRRMRLRCEGMELASELVIAAGRAELRMEEVPITYHPRVGASKLHSLRDGWRHLRFMLLLAPRHLFVLPGLVLLGVGAAGQLALLPGALDLGFHRLDLHFSVLFALFTILGWQLVLLGVFADVHNHAAGWPERRRWPLTSIHRRFSLERGLALGGVLFAAGLAIDGVVLIRWLANDMGPLNELRPALLAMSLMVLGTQTAFGSFFLRLVTTGPSGGHGRAGWAPLSAAAPSRAGAVGEAPTPGPPPVDDDSSALPASPDTPRPGAAAVPDPAPRNADNGSSGHGSSEETALPVDPPSTHRGIPAHQH; from the coding sequence ATGGTGAACGACTCGCGCACGATCGGCGGTCCGGCGCCCGGCACCACGCGCCCGTTCCTCTGGGCGGGCCAGACAGCCAGGCCCGACGACGCAGCCAGGCCCGACGGCTCAGCCAGGCCCGAGAGCACAGCCGGGCCGGAGGGCAGCTCTGACGGTGGTCTCCAGGTGTCCGTCGTGATGCCCTGCCTCAACGAGGCGGAGTCCGTCGGCGTGTGCGTCGGCAAGGCGCTGGCAGGCCTCGCGGCCGCCGGGGTCGCGGGCGAGGTCGTCGTCGTGGATAACGGTTCCACCGACGACTCGGCCGCTGTCGCCACCGCCGCGGGCGCGCGGGTGGTGCGCGAGGCGCGGCGCGGCTATGGCAACGCGTACCTCGCCGGTTTCGCGGCCGCCCGGGGCCGTTTCCTGGTCATGGGCGATTCGGATGACACCTACGACTTCTCCGACCTCGGCGCGCTGCTCGCCCCCCTGCGCGCCGGGCGGGCCGACTACGTGCTGGGTTCCCGTTTCGCGGGCGAGATCCTGCCCGGCGCGATGCCGTGGCTGCACCGGTACGTCGGAAACCCGGTCCTCACCGGCATCCTCAACCGCCTGTTCGACGTCCGTTCCTCGGACGCGCACTCGGGGATGCGCGCCTTCACCAGCGATGCGTACCGGCGCATGCGGCTGCGCTGCGAGGGAATGGAGCTCGCCTCCGAGCTGGTCATCGCGGCCGGGCGGGCCGAGCTTCGCATGGAGGAGGTGCCGATCACCTATCACCCGCGAGTTGGTGCCTCCAAGCTCCACTCACTGCGCGATGGCTGGCGTCACCTGCGTTTCATGCTTCTCCTGGCACCGCGCCACCTGTTCGTGCTTCCGGGGCTCGTGCTGCTGGGGGTGGGCGCGGCCGGGCAGCTCGCGCTCCTGCCCGGCGCGCTCGACCTCGGCTTCCACCGCCTCGACCTGCACTTCTCCGTACTGTTCGCGCTGTTCACCATCCTCGGGTGGCAACTGGTGCTTCTGGGTGTCTTCGCGGACGTCCACAACCATGCGGCGGGGTGGCCCGAGCGCCGGCGCTGGCCGCTCACGTCGATTCACCGCCGCTTCTCCCTCGAACGCGGCCTGGCCCTGGGCGGCGTGCTGTTCGCGGCGGGTCTCGCCATCGACGGCGTCGTCCTCATCCGATGGCTGGCGAACGACATGGGGCCGCTCAACGAGCTGCGACCGGCCCTGCTGGCGATGTCGCTGATGGTGCTGGGTACGCAGACCGCCTTCGGCTCGTTCTTCCTGCGGCTGGTGACCACCGGGCCCAGCGGAGGCCATGGCCGCGCCGGCTGGGCTCCGCTCTCCGCCGCGGCCCCCTCCAGAGCCGGAGCGGTCGGCGAGGCGCCGACTCCCGGCCCCCCGCCGGTCGACGACGACTCGTCCGCCCTGCCTGCCTCGCCGGACACGCCCCGGCCTGGGGCGGCAGCGGTGCCAGACCCCGCGCCGCGGAACGCCGACAACGGATCCTCCGGGCACGGCAGCAGCGAGGAGACAGCCTTGCCAGTGGACCCTCCAAGCACGCACCGCGGAATTCCCGCCCACCAGCACTGA